The following proteins are encoded in a genomic region of Natrinema sp. DC36:
- a CDS encoding DUF892 family protein codes for MTMNDLQELFVHKLAQQYYVERELVEALDEMARHTTNDRMSQGFADHREETRTQVQRLEEVFAALDRPAEARNSSVLEGLEEDRRELESRIEDDELLNMVYLNAGMMTERVEMTAYEGLTTLGEQLELGNDVQTPLESNYEEEKSAFRELETLATAKDLKSLWEQLTPS; via the coding sequence ATGACAATGAACGATCTCCAGGAGCTGTTCGTCCACAAGCTCGCCCAACAGTACTACGTCGAACGGGAACTCGTCGAGGCGCTCGACGAGATGGCCCGACACACGACCAACGACCGAATGAGTCAGGGCTTCGCCGATCACCGCGAGGAAACGCGCACGCAGGTCCAGCGCCTCGAGGAGGTCTTCGCGGCCCTGGACAGACCCGCGGAAGCGCGAAACTCCTCCGTCCTCGAGGGGCTCGAGGAGGATCGGCGGGAACTCGAGTCCCGGATCGAGGACGACGAACTGCTCAACATGGTCTACCTGAACGCGGGAATGATGACCGAGCGCGTCGAGATGACGGCCTACGAGGGACTGACGACGCTCGGGGAGCAACTCGAACTCGGCAACGACGTCCAGACTCCCCTCGAATCGAACTACGAGGAGGAGAAATCCGCATTCCGCGAACTCGAAACCCTGGCGACCGCGAAGGACTTGAAATCCCTGTGGGAACAGCTGACCCCGTCGTAA
- a CDS encoding FAD-dependent oxidoreductase: MSDHTPPESPREESLWLATTPTTEYEPLEDGLEVDVAVVGGGITGLTAAIELKEAGRSVAVVESDRIVESTTGHTTAKLTSQHGLIYDTLVSQFGEGKARQYADANEAAIDAVERRVENENIDCDFRRTEAYTYAASPDDRGTIRDEVSAAQQVGLPASLVDETPLPFDTAGAVRFDEQAEFHPRKYLLAIAEAVHGDGSYVFEETRALEVDPGSPCRVETEHGEVVADDVVVATHFPVLDRAGYFARMHPHRAYLLAVRVAATPLEGMFYSTDSPPATMRTYSPSASAGSGSDGGGSDDGELLLVGGQSHKPGIDGPPTSERYRRCEAFAREHFDVESIEYRWSTMDYSTVDDVPFIGRIDPLSKHVYVGTGFNGWGMTGGTAAGMILADLIVEGSNPWADIFDPQRLTPGASAKSFLEENAKVGGSFVGDRIKSVLAALGADGATDIPPGDARVVRHASQPVGLYREADGTTHAVSATCPHMGCLVRWNDAEETWDCPCHGSRFTHEGEVLSGPAVEGLLYREL; encoded by the coding sequence ATGTCGGACCACACCCCACCCGAATCCCCGCGCGAAGAGTCGCTGTGGCTGGCCACGACGCCGACGACCGAGTACGAACCGCTCGAGGACGGCCTCGAAGTCGACGTTGCGGTCGTCGGCGGCGGTATCACCGGTCTGACCGCCGCGATCGAACTGAAGGAGGCGGGACGATCCGTCGCGGTCGTCGAGTCCGATCGGATCGTCGAGAGCACGACCGGTCACACGACGGCCAAACTCACCTCCCAGCACGGACTGATCTACGACACGCTCGTTTCCCAGTTCGGCGAGGGGAAGGCGCGACAGTACGCCGACGCGAACGAAGCGGCGATCGACGCGGTCGAACGGCGCGTCGAAAACGAGAATATCGACTGCGACTTTCGGCGGACGGAAGCGTACACGTACGCTGCATCGCCGGACGACCGGGGGACGATCCGAGACGAGGTCTCGGCCGCTCAGCAAGTCGGTCTCCCCGCCTCCCTCGTCGACGAGACGCCGCTGCCGTTCGACACCGCCGGCGCGGTCCGTTTCGACGAGCAGGCCGAGTTCCATCCGCGGAAGTACCTGCTGGCGATCGCAGAAGCGGTCCACGGTGACGGGAGCTACGTGTTCGAGGAGACGCGCGCGCTCGAGGTCGATCCCGGCTCGCCGTGTCGCGTCGAAACCGAGCACGGCGAGGTCGTCGCCGACGACGTGGTGGTCGCGACGCACTTTCCCGTCCTCGACCGCGCCGGCTACTTCGCGCGGATGCATCCCCACCGCGCGTATCTGCTCGCCGTTCGGGTCGCGGCAACGCCCCTCGAGGGGATGTTCTACAGCACCGATTCGCCGCCGGCGACGATGCGAACGTATTCGCCGAGCGCGTCGGCCGGTAGCGGTTCCGATGGCGGCGGCTCCGACGACGGCGAACTCCTCCTGGTGGGTGGCCAGAGTCACAAGCCCGGAATCGATGGCCCGCCGACCTCCGAACGGTATCGACGCTGCGAGGCGTTCGCCCGCGAGCACTTCGACGTCGAATCGATCGAGTACCGCTGGTCGACGATGGACTACTCGACCGTGGACGACGTCCCCTTCATCGGACGGATCGATCCGCTGTCGAAGCACGTCTACGTCGGCACCGGCTTCAACGGCTGGGGGATGACCGGCGGGACCGCTGCGGGGATGATCCTCGCCGATCTGATAGTCGAGGGATCGAACCCCTGGGCCGATATCTTCGATCCCCAGCGGCTCACGCCCGGCGCGTCCGCGAAGAGCTTCCTCGAGGAGAACGCCAAAGTCGGCGGCAGTTTCGTCGGCGACCGGATCAAATCGGTGCTCGCCGCGCTCGGGGCCGACGGTGCGACCGACATTCCGCCCGGTGACGCCCGCGTCGTTCGACACGCGAGCCAGCCGGTCGGCCTCTACCGCGAGGCGGACGGAACGACCCACGCCGTGTCGGCGACCTGTCCGCATATGGGCTGTCTGGTCCGCTGGAACGACGCCGAGGAGACCTGGGACTGTCCCTGTCACGGCTCGCGGTTCACTCACGAGGGCGAAGTACTGTCGGGCCCCGCCGTCGAGGGCCTGCTGTACCGAGAGTTGTAA
- a CDS encoding DJ-1/PfpI family protein: MSAQQILLLAGDFVEDYEIMVPFQALQMVGHEVHAVCPEKETGDTCPTAIHDFEGDQTYTEKPGHNFEVNYDFDAVDPADYDALVVPGGRAPEYLRTYDEVLEITRHFFEADKPVAALCHGVQILAAADVLEGRTCTGYPALEADVRISGGTWKDGVTRDGNLVTGQAWPDHPEWLAQFLECLGTDIDHAAPAAADD, encoded by the coding sequence ATGTCAGCACAACAGATACTGCTCCTCGCCGGTGACTTCGTCGAGGACTACGAGATCATGGTCCCGTTTCAGGCGCTCCAGATGGTCGGCCACGAGGTCCATGCCGTCTGCCCCGAAAAGGAGACCGGCGACACCTGTCCGACGGCCATCCACGATTTCGAGGGAGATCAGACGTACACCGAGAAGCCGGGCCACAACTTCGAAGTAAACTACGACTTCGATGCCGTCGATCCCGCCGACTACGACGCGCTCGTCGTTCCGGGCGGGCGCGCACCCGAGTACCTCCGAACGTACGACGAGGTGCTCGAGATAACCCGCCACTTCTTCGAGGCGGACAAACCGGTCGCGGCGCTGTGTCACGGCGTCCAGATCCTCGCTGCCGCGGACGTCCTTGAGGGCCGCACCTGTACCGGCTATCCGGCGCTCGAAGCGGACGTCCGGATCTCGGGGGGCACCTGGAAAGACGGCGTCACGCGCGACGGCAATCTCGTGACGGGCCAGGCGTGGCCGGACCACCCCGAGTGGCTCGCGCAGTTCCTCGAGTGTCTCGGGACGGACATCGACCACGCCGCGCCGGCGGCAGCGGACGACTGA
- a CDS encoding sugar-transfer associated ATP-grasp domain-containing protein — protein sequence MNQVRKLLRTERRTGSSFDLPARRRLWRFHAFDPAADPTPLTDGGIELEHRTGSETMRPTEEPIDWLDDALSDGDRLVLKWFSGGGGNNVHFLERVDGEYRFDGELTSESDLVETLAGLENYLVCEFIEQADYADELFPDTANTLRVLTMYDERAGEAFIPIAIHRIGTGDSVPVDNFSNGGLSAEIDPETGALSAGAEYPHDGVVDWHESHPETGARIEGTAIPGWEQTRDRLLEIAETLSHVPYVGWDLVVTDDGEFQIIEANSYPGVASLQVHRPLLADGRTRRFYRDHGVI from the coding sequence GTGAATCAGGTGCGCAAGCTACTTCGGACGGAACGACGGACCGGGTCGTCGTTCGACCTCCCGGCCCGTCGCCGACTCTGGCGCTTTCACGCGTTCGATCCGGCCGCCGACCCGACGCCACTGACCGACGGTGGAATCGAACTCGAGCACCGGACCGGGTCGGAAACGATGCGGCCGACCGAGGAACCGATCGACTGGCTCGACGACGCTCTCTCGGACGGGGACCGGCTCGTGTTGAAGTGGTTCAGCGGCGGCGGCGGAAACAACGTCCACTTCCTCGAGCGAGTGGACGGCGAGTACCGGTTCGACGGCGAGTTGACGAGCGAGTCCGACCTCGTCGAGACGCTCGCTGGCCTCGAGAACTACCTCGTCTGCGAGTTCATCGAACAGGCCGACTACGCGGACGAGTTGTTCCCCGACACGGCGAACACGCTCCGGGTCCTGACGATGTACGACGAGCGGGCGGGAGAAGCGTTCATCCCGATCGCGATTCACCGGATCGGGACTGGGGACTCCGTCCCCGTGGACAACTTCTCGAACGGTGGACTGAGCGCAGAGATCGATCCCGAGACCGGCGCTCTCAGTGCGGGTGCAGAGTATCCACACGACGGTGTCGTCGACTGGCACGAGAGTCACCCCGAGACCGGCGCTCGTATCGAGGGGACAGCGATTCCCGGCTGGGAGCAAACTCGAGACCGCTTGCTCGAGATCGCGGAGACGCTCTCCCACGTTCCCTACGTCGGCTGGGATCTGGTCGTCACCGACGACGGCGAGTTCCAGATCATCGAGGCCAACAGCTATCCGGGCGTCGCCTCGCTTCAGGTGCACCGACCGCTGCTCGCTGATGGTCGAACGCGACGGTTTTACCGGGATCACGGCGTCATCTGA
- the dnaJ gene encoding molecular chaperone DnaJ, which yields MSEDFYDVLGVSSDASAEEIKQAYRSKATEYHPDVSDDPDAEEKFKKIQKAKQVLTDEEKREAYDQMGHDRYEQAEKHGFDAGDAGGAGGMGGGPFGGMGGGGMGGGGGLGDLFEQVFGGGGGGGRGRRRPRKGRDLRTELEIDLEEAYEGAQKQFTVERPEECEVCEGEGHPPEADAETCPQCQGQGQVTQVQQTPLGRVQQTTACPRCEGEGTLYSETCGECRGEGYVRNEATLTVEVPAGIQEGQTLRMEGEGAPSPEGGPHGDLLIDVSIREHEEFEREGDDLQYRLPISFPQATFGDTVEVPTLEGAAEFEIPTGTQSGETFRLEGKGMPRLRGRGQGDLFVKVQVVTPESLNEEQRDALEEFAAAGGDEIEVKEGFFEKIKRAF from the coding sequence ATGAGCGAGGACTTCTACGACGTTCTCGGCGTGAGCTCCGACGCGTCTGCCGAGGAGATCAAACAGGCGTATCGGTCGAAGGCCACCGAGTACCATCCGGACGTCAGCGACGACCCCGATGCCGAGGAGAAGTTCAAAAAGATCCAGAAGGCCAAACAGGTGTTGACCGACGAGGAGAAGCGCGAGGCCTACGATCAGATGGGTCACGACCGCTACGAGCAGGCCGAGAAACACGGCTTCGACGCCGGCGACGCGGGCGGTGCTGGGGGAATGGGCGGCGGCCCGTTCGGCGGGATGGGCGGCGGTGGCATGGGCGGCGGTGGCGGCCTCGGCGACCTCTTCGAGCAGGTCTTCGGCGGCGGTGGCGGCGGTGGACGCGGCCGCCGTCGACCCCGCAAGGGTCGCGACCTGCGAACCGAACTCGAGATCGACCTCGAGGAGGCCTACGAGGGGGCCCAAAAGCAGTTCACCGTCGAGCGGCCCGAGGAGTGCGAGGTCTGCGAGGGCGAGGGCCATCCACCGGAAGCGGACGCCGAAACCTGTCCGCAGTGTCAGGGCCAGGGTCAGGTGACCCAGGTCCAGCAGACGCCGCTGGGCCGGGTCCAGCAGACGACGGCCTGTCCCCGCTGCGAGGGAGAGGGGACGCTGTACTCCGAGACGTGCGGGGAGTGTCGCGGCGAGGGCTACGTCCGAAACGAGGCGACGCTGACCGTCGAGGTCCCGGCCGGCATTCAGGAAGGCCAGACCCTTCGGATGGAAGGCGAGGGCGCACCGAGCCCCGAGGGCGGTCCCCACGGGGACCTGCTGATCGACGTCTCGATCCGCGAGCACGAGGAGTTCGAGCGCGAGGGCGACGACCTCCAGTACCGGCTGCCGATATCGTTCCCGCAGGCCACCTTCGGCGACACCGTCGAAGTGCCGACGCTCGAGGGCGCAGCCGAATTCGAGATTCCGACGGGGACCCAGAGCGGCGAGACGTTCCGCCTCGAGGGGAAGGGCATGCCCCGGCTTCGCGGTCGCGGACAGGGCGACCTCTTCGTGAAGGTACAGGTCGTCACCCCCGAGAGCCTGAACGAGGAGCAACGCGATGCGCTCGAGGAGTTCGCGGCAGCCGGCGGCGACGAAATCGAGGTGAAGGAGGGCTTCTTCGAGAAGATCAAGCGGGCGTTCTAG
- a CDS encoding DUF4870 domain-containing protein: MNTPSTTSDSEPIDERSLGGILVHPLALFTAFVGPAVMYAVSDDEFTRENARHAFNWHVTVVVLAAIAFPIALLGADEATIGGESIDPSLLPSPLEPVFMVVGILLLLVTTIAVLLTFAYAIVATLKAVSGSVWSYPGAIDIVGRNR; encoded by the coding sequence ATGAACACTCCATCCACTACATCCGACTCAGAACCGATTGACGAACGATCCCTCGGTGGCATCCTCGTTCACCCGCTGGCACTTTTCACCGCGTTCGTCGGTCCCGCGGTCATGTACGCCGTCTCGGACGACGAGTTCACCCGAGAGAACGCTCGCCACGCGTTCAATTGGCACGTCACCGTCGTCGTGCTGGCGGCCATCGCGTTCCCGATAGCCCTCCTCGGTGCCGACGAGGCTACCATCGGCGGAGAATCGATCGATCCGTCGTTGCTTCCCTCACCGCTTGAGCCGGTGTTCATGGTCGTCGGTATACTACTGCTGCTCGTGACGACCATTGCGGTGCTTCTCACGTTCGCGTATGCCATCGTCGCGACCCTGAAAGCGGTCTCCGGATCGGTGTGGTCCTACCCCGGTGCAATCGATATCGTCGGTCGTAATCGGTAG
- the dnaK gene encoding molecular chaperone DnaK — MASNKILGIDLGTTNSAFAVMEGGDPEIIVNAEGERTTPSVVAFTDDDERLVGKPAKNQAIQNPEKTIASIKRHIGEDDYTVEIEGEEYTPEEISAMILQKIKRDAEDYLGDEVEKAVITVPAYFSDRQRQATKDAGEIAGFEVERIINEPTAASMAYGLDDDSDQTVLVYDLGGGTFDVSILDLGGGVYEVVATNGDNDLGGDDWDEAIIDWLADEFEEEHGMDLRDDRQALQRLKDAAEEAKIELSSRKETEINLPFITATDDGPIHLEESMTRAKFESLTQDLIDRTVDPTEQALEDAGYDADEIDEVLLVGGSTRMPQVAEKVEELTGKAPQKNVNPDEAVALGAAIQGGVLGGEVDDIVLLDVTPLSLGIEVKGGLFERLIEKNTTIPTEESKIFTTAADNQTTVQVRVFQGERELAAENEMLGEFHLTGIPPAPAGTPQIEVTFSIDENGIVNVSAEDKGSGTTEEITIEGGAGLSDSEIEKMQREAEKHAEEDQQKRQRIEARNNAEATIQRAETLLEENDEQVDDDLRADIEDAIEDLEATIDDDEADADDIEAATENLSEELQEIGKQIYQEAGAADAGAAGGAAGAGAAGAGGAAGAGPGGMGGGPNPGPDAGAAGDEDEEFVDADFEDVDFEEDDEE; from the coding sequence ATGGCAAGCAACAAGATTCTCGGAATCGACCTCGGGACGACGAACAGCGCGTTCGCGGTGATGGAAGGCGGCGATCCGGAGATTATCGTCAACGCCGAAGGCGAACGGACGACGCCCTCCGTCGTCGCCTTCACGGACGACGACGAGCGCCTCGTCGGCAAACCCGCGAAGAATCAGGCGATTCAGAACCCCGAAAAGACGATCGCCTCGATCAAGCGCCACATCGGCGAGGACGACTACACCGTCGAGATCGAGGGCGAGGAGTATACGCCCGAGGAGATCTCGGCGATGATCCTCCAGAAGATCAAACGCGATGCCGAAGACTATCTGGGCGACGAAGTAGAGAAAGCCGTCATCACGGTCCCCGCGTACTTCTCCGACCGACAGCGCCAGGCGACCAAGGACGCCGGCGAGATCGCCGGCTTCGAGGTCGAACGCATCATCAACGAGCCGACGGCTGCGTCGATGGCCTACGGGTTAGACGACGACTCCGACCAGACCGTTCTGGTTTACGACCTCGGCGGCGGCACCTTCGACGTCTCCATTCTCGATCTCGGCGGCGGCGTCTACGAGGTCGTCGCGACCAACGGTGACAACGACCTCGGTGGCGACGACTGGGACGAGGCCATTATCGACTGGCTCGCCGACGAGTTCGAGGAGGAACACGGGATGGACCTCCGCGACGACCGTCAGGCCCTCCAGCGGCTCAAGGACGCCGCCGAGGAGGCCAAGATCGAACTCAGTAGTCGGAAGGAGACCGAGATCAACCTGCCCTTCATCACGGCGACCGACGACGGCCCGATCCACCTCGAGGAGTCCATGACTCGAGCCAAGTTCGAGTCGCTGACGCAGGATCTGATCGATCGCACCGTCGACCCGACAGAGCAGGCGCTCGAGGACGCGGGCTACGATGCAGACGAGATCGACGAAGTCCTCCTCGTCGGCGGCTCGACCCGGATGCCACAGGTCGCCGAGAAGGTCGAAGAGTTGACCGGCAAGGCACCCCAGAAGAACGTCAACCCCGACGAGGCCGTCGCGCTGGGCGCGGCGATCCAGGGCGGCGTACTGGGCGGCGAGGTCGACGATATCGTCCTGCTGGACGTGACGCCTCTCTCGCTGGGTATCGAGGTCAAGGGCGGCCTCTTCGAGCGACTCATCGAGAAGAACACGACGATTCCGACCGAAGAGTCGAAGATCTTCACCACCGCGGCGGACAACCAGACCACGGTGCAGGTCCGGGTCTTCCAGGGCGAGCGCGAACTGGCCGCGGAGAACGAGATGCTCGGCGAGTTCCACCTGACCGGCATCCCGCCGGCCCCCGCCGGAACGCCACAGATCGAAGTCACGTTCTCGATCGACGAGAACGGCATCGTCAACGTGAGCGCGGAGGACAAGGGCAGCGGCACCACCGAGGAGATCACCATCGAGGGCGGTGCCGGGCTCTCCGACTCCGAGATCGAGAAGATGCAGCGCGAAGCCGAGAAACACGCCGAAGAGGACCAGCAAAAGCGCCAGCGCATCGAGGCCCGCAACAACGCCGAGGCCACGATCCAGCGCGCCGAAACGCTGCTCGAGGAGAACGACGAGCAGGTCGACGACGACCTTCGCGCGGACATCGAGGACGCGATCGAGGACCTCGAGGCGACGATCGACGACGACGAAGCCGACGCCGACGACATCGAGGCGGCGACCGAGAACCTGAGCGAAGAACTTCAGGAGATCGGCAAGCAGATCTACCAGGAAGCCGGTGCCGCGGACGCCGGTGCGGCCGGCGGCGCAGCGGGTGCCGGAGCGGCGGGCGCTGGCGGTGCTGCGGGCGCAGGCCCCGGCGGCATGGGCGGCGGTCCGAACCCCGGTCCCGACGCGGGCGCTGCCGGTGACGAGGACGAGGAGTTCGTCGACGCCGACTTCGAGGACGTCGACTTCGAGGAAGACGACGAGGAGTAA
- the grpE gene encoding nucleotide exchange factor GrpE: MSEDEGTNTSAQGVPSEEESDDGETADVDPDESTDGESEPAPDSDDAESEFTATDDDSSADAVDETATAGTATTADEDAAEATATEPAREDVGEDGEAPETSEDVQRMLDRVTEYDDELAHKVNSIVEEARDLNGTVKHQREELEDLSERIESQAETIGELQTELDEYEAALNERDEQIAEYEEEIEDLKSRLKRKQADFQNYKKRAKKRQQQIKDRAAEDLVERLIGVRDNLKRALEEESGDVETLRDGVDMTLREFDRILEDENVSEIDPDPGTEADPQRHEVMMQVDSDQPEGTIADVYTPGYEMGEKVIQSAQVTVSNGEFADADEEDGADESEEEGAADESDERRDATEADEAGGGSDADADTTADDEAAEADESSANDANDGDEAIELGGEVAEDDREDTSTDAAANESNE; this comes from the coding sequence ATGAGCGAAGACGAGGGCACGAACACGTCCGCCCAGGGTGTCCCGTCCGAGGAGGAATCCGACGACGGCGAAACGGCCGACGTGGATCCTGACGAGTCGACGGACGGGGAATCGGAACCGGCTCCTGACTCGGACGACGCCGAATCGGAATTTACGGCTACGGACGACGACTCGAGCGCTGACGCGGTCGACGAGACAGCCACAGCGGGGACCGCGACGACCGCGGACGAGGATGCAGCCGAGGCAACAGCGACTGAACCGGCCAGGGAGGATGTCGGCGAAGACGGGGAGGCACCCGAAACGAGCGAGGACGTTCAGCGCATGCTCGATCGGGTCACCGAGTACGACGACGAACTCGCCCACAAGGTCAACTCGATCGTCGAGGAGGCCCGCGACCTCAACGGGACCGTCAAACACCAGCGCGAGGAACTCGAGGATCTCTCCGAGCGCATCGAGTCCCAGGCCGAGACCATCGGCGAACTCCAGACCGAACTCGACGAGTACGAGGCTGCCCTGAACGAGCGCGACGAGCAAATAGCGGAGTACGAGGAGGAGATAGAGGACCTGAAGAGCCGGCTCAAGCGCAAACAGGCGGACTTCCAGAACTACAAGAAACGCGCCAAGAAGCGCCAACAGCAGATCAAGGATCGCGCCGCCGAGGACCTCGTCGAACGGCTCATCGGCGTCCGGGACAACCTCAAACGCGCGCTCGAAGAGGAGAGCGGCGACGTCGAAACGCTCCGAGACGGCGTCGATATGACGCTGCGCGAGTTCGATCGCATTCTCGAGGACGAGAACGTTTCGGAGATCGATCCCGACCCGGGTACCGAGGCCGATCCGCAGCGCCACGAGGTCATGATGCAGGTCGACAGCGACCAGCCCGAGGGGACCATCGCCGACGTCTACACGCCCGGTTACGAGATGGGGGAGAAGGTCATCCAGAGCGCCCAGGTGACAGTCTCGAACGGCGAATTCGCGGATGCGGACGAAGAAGACGGGGCAGACGAGAGCGAGGAGGAGGGAGCAGCCGACGAATCGGACGAGCGACGCGACGCGACTGAGGCTGACGAGGCGGGCGGCGGGTCCGATGCAGATGCCGACACGACCGCAGACGACGAAGCGGCCGAGGCCGACGAGTCGTCGGCGAACGACGCTAATGACGGTGATGAAGCGATCGAACTCGGCGGCGAAGTCGCCGAGGACGACCGCGAGGACACGTCGACGGACGCCGCAGCAAACGAATCGAACGAATAA
- a CDS encoding enoyl-CoA hydratase/isomerase family protein — translation MGTYDCLEYAVDEGVARIALDRPEALNALNPPLLRELEDAIGRAAGADEVRVVVLSGNGRAFSSGYDISEAETEQSTDDRILDQRTHLEAIFSSRLPVIAAVDGPAVAGGCNLAICCDLTFATAPSEFGYPDMHFGEPPPKFVLPFVTNSLKDARELLYSGKTVDAATAAEMGLVNRAVPEGELDATVETEVAAIKKTPSTAVAIAKDMLNDVQETQGFRRYGRVDEYVGALTMESTSAERFREIRNEEGLQAALEWMHETDKA, via the coding sequence ATGGGAACGTATGACTGTCTCGAGTACGCTGTAGACGAGGGCGTGGCCCGAATCGCACTGGATCGTCCCGAGGCTCTCAACGCGTTGAATCCGCCGTTACTGCGCGAACTCGAGGACGCGATCGGACGCGCTGCGGGCGCCGATGAGGTTCGAGTCGTCGTCCTGAGCGGCAACGGCCGCGCCTTTTCGTCGGGCTACGATATCAGCGAGGCCGAGACCGAGCAATCGACCGATGATCGCATCCTCGACCAGCGGACTCACCTCGAGGCGATCTTTTCGTCGCGGCTTCCGGTCATCGCGGCGGTCGACGGGCCCGCAGTCGCCGGTGGGTGCAACCTCGCGATCTGCTGTGATCTCACCTTCGCGACGGCGCCCTCCGAATTCGGCTATCCCGACATGCACTTCGGCGAACCCCCGCCGAAGTTCGTGCTGCCGTTCGTAACGAATTCCCTGAAAGACGCCCGGGAACTGCTCTATTCGGGGAAGACCGTCGACGCAGCCACTGCCGCCGAGATGGGACTCGTCAATCGGGCCGTCCCCGAAGGCGAACTGGACGCAACCGTCGAGACGGAAGTGGCCGCGATCAAGAAGACCCCGAGTACGGCCGTTGCTATCGCGAAAGACATGCTCAACGATGTGCAGGAGACGCAGGGGTTCAGACGGTACGGCCGCGTCGACGAGTACGTTGGTGCCCTCACCATGGAATCCACGTCTGCGGAACGGTTTCGCGAAATTCGGAACGAGGAGGGGCTGCAGGCTGCCCTCGAGTGGATGCACGAAACCGACAAAGCCTGA
- a CDS encoding MaoC family dehydratase → MPRYYEDLEIGETYETGGYTVTKQEIIEFAEQFDPQPFHLDEEAAQDSMFGELVASGLHTLCLSVRLFVTEIVNGEVDIANMGGLGMDDLRWHEPVRPGETLRVRVEVVGKTPSTSRSDRGYVDFHRSVVNDADEDVMSILSHNIVRRTDAAD, encoded by the coding sequence ATGCCACGGTATTACGAGGATTTGGAGATCGGTGAGACCTACGAGACCGGGGGATACACGGTCACCAAACAAGAGATCATCGAGTTCGCCGAGCAGTTCGACCCGCAGCCGTTCCATCTCGACGAGGAGGCCGCTCAGGATTCGATGTTCGGTGAACTGGTCGCCAGCGGCCTCCACACGCTCTGTTTGTCCGTCCGGTTGTTCGTCACGGAGATCGTCAACGGCGAGGTCGATATCGCAAATATGGGCGGCCTCGGGATGGACGATCTGCGCTGGCACGAGCCGGTCCGCCCCGGTGAGACGCTTCGCGTCCGGGTCGAGGTCGTCGGCAAGACACCCTCGACGAGCCGATCGGATCGCGGTTACGTTGATTTCCATCGCAGCGTCGTCAACGATGCCGATGAAGACGTGATGTCGATCCTCTCGCACAATATCGTCCGCCGAACAGACGCGGCAGACTAG